One window from the genome of Dermochelys coriacea isolate rDerCor1 chromosome 19, rDerCor1.pri.v4, whole genome shotgun sequence encodes:
- the SMIM12 gene encoding small integral membrane protein 12 gives MWPLLWMTVRTYAPYITFPVAFVVGAVGYHLEWFIRGDSPQPAEEEKSISERREDRKLQEIAGKDLTEVVSLKEKLEFTPRAVLNRNRPEKS, from the coding sequence ATGTGGCCCTTGCTGTGGATGACTGTGCGGACCTACGCCCCTTACATCACCTTCCCTGTGGCCTttgtggtgggggcagtgggCTACCACCTGGAATGGTTCATCCGTGGTGACTCCCCGCAGCcagctgaggaggagaagagcaTCTCGGAGCGGCGGGAGGACAGGAAGCTGCAGGAGATTGCAGGCAAGGACCTGACCGAAGTGGTGAGCCTCAAGGAGAAGCTGGAGTTCACCCCCAGGGCTGTGCTGAACAGGAACCGTCCAGAGAAGAGTTAA